Proteins found in one Mesorhizobium sp. CAU 1732 genomic segment:
- a CDS encoding putative quinol monooxygenase, translating into MIYVVATLTLKPDSRDNLLAPARACIAETRKEDGCIAYDLLGSITDDDTMIFVERWETREALTAHSKQPHLITWRDASAPYLVSRTIEIVHPEKVETF; encoded by the coding sequence ATGATTTACGTCGTCGCCACGCTCACGCTGAAGCCCGATTCGCGGGACAATCTGCTCGCGCCCGCGAGGGCCTGCATCGCCGAGACCCGCAAGGAGGATGGCTGCATCGCCTATGATCTGCTGGGCAGCATCACGGACGACGACACGATGATTTTCGTCGAGCGCTGGGAAACCCGTGAGGCGCTGACGGCGCATTCCAAGCAGCCGCATCTCATCACGTGGCGCGATGCCAGCGCCCCGTATCTCGTCTCCCGCACGATCGAGATCGTGCATCCTGAGAAGGTCGAGACGTTTTAG
- the ureC gene encoding urease subunit alpha, with product MPARISRTAYARMFGPTTGDKVRLADTELFIEVEKDFTTYGEEVKFGGGKVIRDGMGQSQVSRAQGAVDTVITNALIVDHTGIYKADIGLRDGRIHAIGKAGNPDTQPGVTIIVGPGTEAIAGEGKILTAGGFDAHIHFICPQQIEEALMAGMTTMLGGGTGPAHGTLATTCTPGPWHIGRMIQSFDAFPMNIGLSAKGNASLPAALEEMVLGGACALKLHEDWGTTPAAIDCCLTVADEYDVQVMIHTDTLNESGFVENTVAAFKDRTIHAFHTEGAGGGHAPDIIKVCGLPNVIPSSTNPTRPYTVNTIAEHLDMLMVCHHLSPSIPEDIAFAESRIRKETIAAEDILHDMGAFSIISSDSQAMGRIGEVIIRTWQTADKMKRQRGSLPQETGDNDNVRVRRYIAKYTINPAIAHGLSKEIGSIEVGKRADLVLWNPAFFGVKPDMVLIGGMIAAAPMGDPNASIPTPQPVHMRPMFGAFGKAMTNSSVTFVSQAALDAGLQAKLGVDKTMVAVSNTRGGIGKRSMILNDAMPHVEVDPETYEVRADGELLTCEPATVLPMAQRYFLF from the coding sequence ATGCCAGCCAGAATCTCGCGGACCGCCTACGCCCGAATGTTCGGCCCGACCACGGGAGACAAGGTGCGCCTCGCCGACACCGAGCTCTTCATCGAGGTGGAGAAGGATTTCACCACTTATGGCGAGGAGGTGAAGTTCGGCGGGGGCAAGGTCATTCGCGACGGCATGGGCCAAAGTCAGGTTTCGCGCGCGCAAGGCGCCGTCGATACCGTCATCACAAATGCCCTGATCGTCGACCACACAGGCATCTACAAGGCCGATATCGGCTTGCGAGACGGTCGTATCCACGCCATCGGCAAGGCCGGCAACCCCGATACGCAGCCGGGAGTGACGATCATCGTCGGCCCCGGAACCGAGGCGATCGCCGGCGAGGGCAAGATCCTCACCGCGGGCGGCTTCGACGCGCATATCCATTTCATCTGTCCGCAGCAGATCGAGGAGGCGCTGATGGCCGGGATGACGACCATGCTCGGCGGCGGCACCGGTCCCGCCCACGGCACGCTGGCAACGACCTGCACGCCGGGGCCATGGCATATCGGCCGGATGATCCAGTCCTTCGACGCTTTCCCCATGAACATAGGATTGTCGGCCAAGGGCAACGCGTCGCTGCCGGCAGCACTGGAAGAAATGGTGCTCGGCGGCGCCTGTGCGCTCAAGCTTCACGAGGACTGGGGGACGACGCCTGCCGCTATCGATTGCTGCCTCACGGTCGCCGACGAATACGACGTGCAGGTGATGATCCATACGGACACGCTGAACGAGAGCGGGTTCGTCGAGAACACGGTCGCAGCGTTCAAGGATCGCACGATCCACGCCTTCCACACCGAAGGTGCCGGCGGCGGGCACGCGCCCGACATCATCAAGGTGTGCGGGCTTCCGAACGTCATCCCGTCCTCGACCAATCCGACGCGCCCCTACACGGTCAACACGATCGCCGAGCATCTCGACATGCTGATGGTCTGCCATCATTTGTCGCCGTCGATCCCGGAAGACATCGCCTTTGCCGAAAGCCGCATCCGCAAGGAGACGATCGCAGCCGAAGACATCCTGCACGACATGGGCGCGTTCTCGATCATCTCGTCCGACAGCCAGGCCATGGGACGCATCGGCGAGGTCATCATCCGCACATGGCAGACCGCCGACAAGATGAAACGCCAGCGCGGGAGCCTTCCGCAGGAAACCGGCGACAACGACAACGTCCGCGTCCGCCGCTACATCGCGAAATACACGATCAACCCGGCTATCGCGCATGGGCTGTCGAAGGAGATCGGCTCGATCGAGGTCGGCAAGCGCGCCGATCTCGTTTTGTGGAACCCCGCCTTCTTCGGCGTGAAACCGGACATGGTCCTCATCGGCGGCATGATCGCGGCGGCACCGATGGGCGACCCCAACGCCTCCATCCCGACACCCCAGCCGGTCCATATGCGGCCGATGTTCGGCGCATTCGGCAAGGCTATGACGAATTCCTCGGTCACCTTCGTCAGCCAAGCCGCGCTCGATGCCGGTCTTCAGGCAAAACTCGGCGTCGACAAGACGATGGTGGCGGTGTCGAACACGCGCGGCGGCATCGGCAAGCGCTCGATGATCCTCAACGACGCCATGCCGCATGTCGAGGTCGACCCCGAGACCTACGAGGTGCGCGCGGACGGCGAATTGCTGACCTGCGAACCGGCGACCGTGCTTCCCATGGCGCAGCGGTATTTTCTGTTTTAG